One genomic window of Sodaliphilus pleomorphus includes the following:
- a CDS encoding DUF4296 domain-containing protein, with translation MKRLGYILLLLLALAAGFTACDKAPSGIIKESKMEDLLVDIYKAQAYIDNHPDEFDSDSSRQSMKQAVFNKYHITQADYDTSLVWYAHNIETYDKVYKKVIDRLSDEQKKLQKQAGMSGTVVAGQYGPGTAQASGVAEAHKRYGAKGDTANVWKGDALYMIFPGMNCGYIKFDLEPDAEYKSGDRYQLNMKLLAFGNDFNILLAVDYADGSTSFMNRTTSATGWFTMDLQTDTGRVVDRVYGYLRYDMRAQGAAFVDSIQLLRTHLSLPDFGYIGAQEFISPNKNARRPGQSQPPGAMPQLPPARPVTPQRMYAPKPGVNKGGIDHHGRQPFSRPESMR, from the coding sequence GTGAAGCGGCTGGGCTACATATTGTTGCTGTTGCTTGCGCTTGCCGCGGGCTTCACTGCCTGCGACAAGGCCCCGAGCGGCATCATCAAGGAGAGCAAGATGGAAGACTTGCTTGTCGACATCTACAAGGCTCAGGCCTATATCGACAACCATCCCGATGAGTTTGACTCCGACTCGTCGCGGCAGTCAATGAAGCAGGCCGTATTCAACAAGTATCACATCACTCAGGCCGACTACGACACCTCGCTCGTGTGGTATGCCCACAACATCGAAACCTACGATAAGGTGTACAAGAAGGTGATCGACCGCCTGAGCGATGAGCAGAAGAAGTTGCAGAAGCAGGCCGGCATGAGCGGGACGGTCGTTGCGGGCCAGTACGGCCCCGGTACGGCACAAGCTTCGGGGGTGGCCGAGGCCCACAAGCGCTATGGCGCCAAGGGCGACACGGCCAACGTGTGGAAGGGCGACGCCCTGTACATGATTTTTCCGGGCATGAACTGCGGCTACATCAAGTTTGACCTGGAGCCCGATGCCGAGTACAAGAGCGGCGACCGCTACCAGCTCAACATGAAGCTGCTGGCCTTTGGCAACGATTTCAACATCCTGCTTGCCGTCGACTATGCCGACGGGTCAACCTCGTTTATGAACCGCACCACCTCGGCCACAGGCTGGTTCACCATGGATTTGCAGACCGACACGGGTCGCGTGGTCGACCGTGTGTATGGCTACCTGCGCTACGACATGCGTGCCCAGGGTGCGGCTTTTGTCGACAGTATCCAGTTGTTGCGCACCCACTTGAGTCTTCCTGATTTCGGCTACATTGGTGCCCAGGAGTTCATTTCGCCCAACAAGAATGCCCGTCGGCCCGGGCAGTCGCAACCGCCTGGCGCCATGCCGCAGCTGCCGCCAGCCCGGCCAGTGACCCCGCAGCGCATGTATGCTCCCAAGCCAGGAGTGAACAAGGGCGGCATCGACCATCACGGCCGGCAGCCTTTCTCTCGCCCCGAGAGCATGCGTTAG
- a CDS encoding CPBP family intramembrane glutamic endopeptidase produces the protein MGNTALKFNAKILMVIFAMFLGLCIASAIAVVTARVPGAGSKGMVLVVQVLQNGIAFFLPAVLCAWLFTRRPWHDLRYDVAPTWTAVAVVVVMYVVSIPAMNYLVDWNAHISFPAGMSGVEHTLRHYEDVAQQATTGLLKGNSLPMMLAMVMVVGVITAIGEETFFRGSLLGLCIDRPINRHVAVIGIGVLFSAFHMQFFGFVPRMVLGMWLGYLMVWTRSLWVPIMAHALNNSMVVIAYYLAEHGLLQLEVFNKLGVPAAGHFPVLALCSALAVAALCVWAGRLLDRQPV, from the coding sequence ATGGGAAATACTGCCTTGAAATTCAACGCTAAGATATTGATGGTGATTTTCGCCATGTTTTTAGGCCTGTGCATTGCCTCGGCCATTGCTGTGGTCACGGCTCGAGTGCCAGGTGCCGGCAGCAAGGGCATGGTGCTCGTGGTGCAGGTGTTGCAAAACGGCATAGCCTTTTTCCTGCCCGCCGTGCTGTGTGCCTGGCTGTTCACTCGCAGGCCGTGGCACGACTTGCGCTACGATGTGGCGCCCACATGGACGGCTGTGGCGGTGGTGGTGGTTATGTATGTGGTGTCGATACCTGCCATGAATTACCTGGTCGACTGGAATGCCCACATCTCTTTTCCTGCGGGCATGAGTGGTGTGGAGCACACGCTGCGGCACTATGAGGATGTGGCCCAGCAGGCTACTACCGGCTTGCTCAAGGGCAACTCGCTGCCCATGATGTTGGCCATGGTGATGGTGGTGGGCGTGATTACTGCCATTGGCGAGGAGACTTTCTTCCGTGGCTCGTTGCTGGGCTTGTGCATCGACCGCCCCATCAACCGCCATGTGGCTGTGATAGGCATAGGGGTGCTGTTCAGCGCTTTCCACATGCAGTTTTTCGGTTTTGTGCCACGCATGGTGCTGGGCATGTGGCTGGGCTACCTGATGGTGTGGACGCGCAGCCTGTGGGTGCCCATTATGGCTCATGCGCTCAACAACTCGATGGTGGTGATTGCCTACTATCTCGCTGAGCACGGCTTGCTGCAACTCGAAGTGTTCAACAAGCTTGGCGTGCCGGCTGCGGGGCATTTTCCTGTGCTGGCGTTGTGCAGTGCGCTGGCGGTAGCGGCACTCTGTGTGTGGGCAGGCCGCCTGCTCGACAGGCAGCCGGTTTAG